The following DNA comes from Salvelinus sp. IW2-2015 linkage group LG1, ASM291031v2, whole genome shotgun sequence.
ctAATAATGTACAAGAGCAGAGTATTTtttaatctaccaattggtgctgaaaacgGAGAAGAatatggctttctttcattgatccctaatattctgaagcCGTTCTCTCGATATATTCTAGTCAGTCTGTCAACAAATATTCAAACTAAAAACCGtctttaaagggatggcttaagataaatgtactggaaaaccctattgaatgaaaactccacgagaaaatctgttggccagcaagtggagGATTTTCAGGGTTGAATGAAATTTAATTCTGAGCGTGAAAATACTTAGAAGTGCATAGGATAGGCGTACATTTCCTATGTCTGAATCGGCCTTACTGATGGTGTCTAAGGTTACTAGAGCTCCACATTTTCATGCCCTCATCAAGAGAGATGCTTCACAACATAGAACTAAAGTGTAATCCAACAGAGAGACCCTTGTACCACTGTTTAGAACAGAGTAGCCTACATTTCAGTAGGGTAACAGTGAATGGCAGCCATACTATTGCTAAGAGATCTTTCATtaaaaaaggaggaccaaggcactcttcataataattatattaattaaatgcctttattagtatggcatgttcaatagaaacaaagtttttaaaatctattttaaaactttgttttctattgaacatgccatactaatgaaggcattttaattaattatatgaagagtgccttggtcctctttCTTTTTgaatgaccaatttaccccttttaccaaagagcaccttctatctaccaaaatgtactattgtgtaccttagtagcgcttcccttcctcctctttctactagagATCTTTCATTGGTTGACAATAGTATCAATATGTAGGGCTTAAAGCACATTAGAATCTAAAAccgaatacaaaaacacattcactcaAATAATATCctaaatgatttattttattgtgacaCAACATTGGAAAAATCAAGTAAACCCAGTTTCTCTGTAGTGCTTTGAGTGCAACATTCATTGAACGTTTCCTTGAACATCCATGTAATGGGTTGTGGGAGAAGTCTTATTTGAGTCAAATCAACACCCACTAGAACCTTGCCCCAGACCTCTTACACACAAGTCTTTGAAAAGTCCAAGCAAGAACAGGGAAACATATTCCACACAAAGCCGGCCCTGACCCAGATTATTTCATTGTAARACAAGCATTCATAATGCTCATACATCCTGTCCATTTTCTATAAATAACAAGTCAAAGGAGTTTTCTGAATTGTATAGGGGACACTTTGGAGTCTGTTTACGACCAGCTGacaaaagctaaaataaatattttgttttgagaAATKATGTGCGAGAGCTTTTAGACTGCATTAATAGTtagatggggggaaaaaacaaatccCCAGCCGTTCATCTCTGCCAACAACCCAAAATTATATGATTATTTATGCCAGTAACAACAGTATCAACCTCTTGAAGAAAACCGTCAGaattcatgtatttttttaattttttttaattttttttatatatatatatttttttaatcccattttctccccaattttcgtggtatccaatcgctagtaattactatcttgtctcatcgctacaactcccatacgggctcgggagagacgaaSGTCGAAAGCCATGYGTCCTCCGAARCACAACCCAACCAAGCCRcactgcttcttaacacagcgYGCCTCCAACCCKgaagccagccgcaccaatgtgtcggaggaaacaccgtgtacctggcccccttggttagcgcgcactgcgcccggcccgccacaggagtcgctggagcgcgatgagacaaggatatccctaccggccaaaccctccctaacccggacgacgctatgccacggacctcccggtcgcggccggctgcgacagcctgggcgcgaacccagagactctggtggcgcagctagcactgcgatgcagtgccctagaccactgcgccacccgggaggccgaatTCATGTATTTTCATGTGTGAGAATTATAGGGTTCAACCATCTCAATGGCTCCGCTTCAAGAGCAAGGCATGAGATCATGGTGGCTGTCATCTGTGAAAGTMGAACAGTGGCAGTCTTCCTCTCATGCATTTAGATTGAACACACAgttgctaggtttccatccaattggagacagattttaTTGCATATTCTAACAtacgcataaagaaaatatgcgctttttccaccaaactgacttgttgcggatCAAAATCAGTGCATGATGACGTAGAGCACACAATGTATTATTTCACTAAAGTTTTCATGTTCCAAataaaatctaaagttcaatgtgtttacatcacattttcaactccacTGATAGTTTTGACACAAACTGTTGAGTTAAATAGCAAGATGTGCCTACTCTAGTCTTGGcaagtgcgctctagccaacagcttgcagatataGTGCGAATAGGCTAGTCTATATGATGAGATTATTACGGATAAGGGCGAAAATATTTGTTGGTCAAACTGcagtcatgtcaccagaatatttattggaaaggagcatcaagttcAACATTGTGCACTTTTACCAGCCTGTGAAGTTCAGAACTCATTTCATCTGCAGCCTAATAAACTATATGGTTTCCAGTAGTAGTGGAAgaaccacacacaccatataattgcgtgactccaagtttaagtcaatatgatggttattatatcaatatttgcgcataaaggtgtttccaccatttctcgcataattaattttaaagACAAAAAGaacccaccatgtcgaacgaacaaataatctgtctgcatttataaaacTGTACCGAAgattcctgtttccatcacagctgKKTTTTTTTTTAATATGGTATGACTTATCTTGCATAAAaactggatggaaacatggttataGATCAACATTACAACTATGACATCATTTGGTGGTCCTCACATTAGTCTAACAAGACCTCCAGGGTGTGAGTGAGAGGCTAATgggaaatgaaaaagaaaaacactATCATGAAGAGAATGTTGAAAAGCAAAGCACATGGTGTGCAGTACCYGAACTACAAATATATAATGATTCATCACATAGACTGAATGATATAGATTGTAAGTCTGTCTAATCATTTTaagattaaaatgtaaataaaataagcatgtagCATTCTTATCGATTCTCTGTAATACAAAATACCATAATTCAAATTACAACATAAAATAGacacaaataaatataataaaaaaccAATCCCACTGTGGGTAATGCCATGGCCTTTTGATGCTAGAGTGCCATGGCATGATaataattgcatgaaatgttaaTGTTCCACATCAAGATGAATGCAGAGCTATATTTCAATCCAAACACCTGACAACCCACAATGcagaaaatatcaaaataaattCAGTAATAGCTTACACAATAGCTTATACAGTTGTCAGAGCACCATTGTTGGATAATTTAGGGTTGTATTGACCTATAAAGAATCTAGCTAAACTCTGCTATTACAAATATTAAATGCATTGCCAATATAAAATAACAGCTTCTCTACCAAGTGACTGACTGGGTTTATATTTKATATTTTGCAACAGTTATCACTGTTTTTCCAAGTACTAGTGAGGCACAAACAAAATCATTTTTTCATTGATGTGTGAAATCAAACATGTATCTTGTCACAATGGCCCTGGAAAAAGATTCCTGTTGTAGTACTATCGATCCATGCCGGTTGTGCCACaagtcagaactgaaaaagcaaggCATTTCCAGGCATCTACAATTTTGGTATTAAGAAAGTTTTCTGCTCCATTAGTGTCCACAAACGCTACATTACTGAGCAACAAGACTTCAACAAACAATCACCCACTGTGTTTTGAGTTTAGTGTGAAGActcaaaactgagtttaaaaatKTACCTAAAACAATTGTAGAGGATATTTTGTATGAGATCAGAACCTTACAGTAGATTAGCCTGTGAGCTAACAGCTGTAGTAGTAATACTGAACGGGTAAGGGTCTGCAGAATCTCGCTGGACCAAGTGAGGTAGAGGATCGTACAGACACAGATGTGACGGCATGGGGGTGGTGGTTGTGAGGTAAGGGGGgggtgtgagaggaggaggagtgctcTGACTTACACCTCTCCAAAGTTGGTGTGGCCCGTCTCCTTGGCATGTTCCCGGGCCTCCTTCTGTCCTACCAGGCCTGTCTGACACACCATGCAGCGCAAGGCAAAGCGGTTGATGTCCGTAAACTGCCGCTTCCTTCGCGCCTCGTCCGCTAGCTCCAGGGCCTGGGCCAGGATGATGTCATCTGTGGTGGAGAAGATGGTCTGGGGCGGAGTGTCGGAACCAGGCGTTTCTTTCTGCAGTGGGTCGTAGTGGATGCCGTCGTAGATGAGCAGCACACGTTTGTGGTAGCCAGCGTCCTCACCAAATCTATCCACACGCACTGTCTGCGTGTCAACTACACAGATCTCACACTGGTAGAATTTGGACAGGATGGACACCTCTATAGCTCCGCCCCAGGTGTCGTCACGTCGGATCCAGGTGCAGTACTCCTCGTTGGTCTTTCCCAAAACTGCCTCAGAGTAAGCCGTTGGGTCACTCGACACGATCTGGGCGATGAGGCCTCGCATCTCGGGGGCACACGCTAGGTCGTATACCCCGCCCTCCACCACATAGGAGACACTGGTGAACAGGCAGGAGTTGTCTGCTGGAACGACCCTTCTGGCCAGCACAGGGGGAGACTCCAGGCGGGGTCCCTTGGTTACAGCTGAATTGGTTGTCTGGGTCTTCATCttgttcttctcttcctcctcaacAATGAGAGTGTCTCCTGCaacacagtcattttcttaatcaAATACAGCCATGACACTGCATGGTGAAGTGTATCCAGCTGTGTAAAAGTCACAAGTGATTGATtcaagtgagaagagagagacaacatagCCTACCTGATTTGATGGGGTAGTCCTTGAGGTGAGCATCTCCGTTTCGGAGGTCCAAGCTAGAGGGAGGGTAACCAACCATGATCTTCTGTACATCACAGGGGATACCAGTCAGCTCCTCTACCTTGCTCTTCAGCTCCTGCACACAGGACTGATGCGTCAGGCCCTGCATTATGTGGCTCCCATTTTTGGTTTTGCAACGCAGACGCAACATCCTGGGGTCCTTAACCTGTGGGAATAAAACACCATTCAACAAAGGAACATCACAGGCGTGTAGGCTACATACAACTGAAGAAGTGAATGCTAGTTTATTCAGGCCAAGGAACCTTGTAGCAAGACATTACTTTCATTTCTAATGGAAAAGTAATTTGTTTGAAGTCACAGCATGCTGATGACACTTCGATGGGGCTAAACTGCCGATCACAGCAGTGCAAGCAAAACAACTGACTGCAACTATTTATTTGTTCTGCAACTCCAAGATCTTTTTCACCTCCCGAGAGGCGCTGAATTGCAGTGCTAGgaggtcactacagacccgggttcgatcccgggctggatcacaaccgggagtcccataggacagcgcacaactggcccagcgtcgtccggtgttGTGCCGGAAAGCTTCTCCCtgccagaaccccccccccccccccaccccccgcgtGAACGTGCACACACGCAATtattcattgctgcgacttgcttgctagttgagatttctgatcacgttaggctgcgtttcCCTTTATTTTTCATGGTGGTTTGATCGCAGGGGAGGCACTagaaatgtctgcagttttcgggtttggctatttgtttcaagtgtattagtctagaaatattttttttgccaaaattcgtcatctctcccatgtcttattcgactagtagttgttctgaaatgtttattgcttgcctacattttactccctctgtttaaaataacacatacattaattattaatttgcctatcctgacgtgaagtttttttctatagaaagtatttgactctagccacaaagttaaggaaattagaaggagGGGGGTCGGCAAGGCCATTTTCGTGTCTGTTGAAATCCCCCCCAATCTATTTtgggactgcaaggcctggcacTTCAGAATAATTTTGATGACCTATCATGccctctgatgtgtgccacaggaaGTATTTGACTCTAGTCACAAAAAKAAGTGGTTATTTCAGCAATAATAGTTTTCAGAGCCCTCTACTGTtctctatatccatccctccatccccatcccattgtgcttttccacattttttcttTACACTTTTTCTGTTTTAGTAGTAGGTACAGTAGTAATAAAATTAAAGTGTACTCTAGGCAAAAAGAAAGTTCAAATATACAAGTCAACATAAGTGCATATCCATAATCACAGTAAACTGTTATAATAATAGAAAARAAtatgtataatataataaacaaaacTATGACTGAATGTGCCTCCATGAAGAATCCCCTCCCCAATAGGTCTCTTCGCCCTCAATAGGACAGCCCCAGCACCTCCATCGTCCCCATCAACCTCCCCCACCCCtcaaccacaaaacacaataatgatCATTGAAAATAGATATATATCTCACTCACTACATAAACATATTCACAGGATACTCAACTTATCTCTTTTCCTACATCAGATATGCAGGTGACATTTCCACTTGGATGACAGCACATWATCAGCAAGACAGAGATGCTCTTCATCCGAGGGATGCCCATTCTCAGATGTCAGATAATCTGAGATGATCACGTCATTTACATTCCAGCCCTAACCTGAACGTTCTGCTTCTTCCTCCACACCATCCAGCGATGACCCCAAGATGCTAAGTCAGAGCCTTTGTCAGCTCCAGATTTGACTACTTSAACTCACATCCTGCTGGAATCCCTGCATTCTCAGATTCTCCTCTGTTATTAATCTCTATATTGTAATCAATAAAGTGTTTCAAAATGCTGTACTTTTATTAACATATATGTTCAGATCGCACCTGAGAAGGGGTGTAATATCTCCAGATGGgcgtgtggtacccttcctcaccCATGCCAACAAGATGTTACTTCTTGTGGGGTCTTTACTTATACTCTCATACTTACTTTCAAGGCAATGTACAATGAACCTACTGATAAAATACTGACTAAAAGGCAAAACAGAACTGTCAAATTATATTATAGCTGTGTTGTATACTTCAAATCTTAAATGTYAGAATCTTAAGTGTAacaatttttttgggggaaacAACTGTTTTTCCCAATTTGCTGAATGTGTTCTGAAGGAGGAGTCGATTTGTCTTTTCAAATACGGACAAAGATGTTAACATCATGAGAGAAGAAATAGCAGTCACTCTCCTCAAATGCTGTTATGTTCAATTTctaatttaataaaaaaacatgtttcaagGTTTCATCTTTCAAGGTTAACTTTGATCCAACTTCTGACTAGATGGCCACTAAAACACATGTATTTAAATAATTCTGTAACTATTCCCTTGTTCCCTGTTTGCTCAGAAAAATGCATGTAAAGATTTATAGACTACTTGACATTATGTTTTGCTAGATAACCTGAGCCAACTGTGCCACTTCTGTGGGGAGGTGGACAATAATGAGGAAGACACTAACTGGGTAATTGCTTATTACTACTTATACAAATTCATACTCCTAAAAATGTGCCTTTAGAATTGAAAAGTTCTAGAGGTAGTATCATCTGCTTTGTCTGATAATAAATGAAATAATTGTATTTcaagaaaatgtttattttattttatatatattaacATTTTTCATCATAAATGTCAGATTGGTTGTGCCCACGATGGTTCCACCAGTCCTGTATGAAAACCATCTCATCATTGGAGGATTATGTCTGCGCTGCCTGTCAGGACTAGGTTAGGCTTGAGTTCCAGGCGA
Coding sequences within:
- the LOC111967867 gene encoding ubiquitin thioesterase OTU1; protein product: MLRLRCKTKNGSHIMQGLTHQSCVQELKSKVEELTGIPCDVQKIMVGYPPSSLDLRNGDAHLKDYPIKSGDTLIVEEEEKNKMKTQTTNSAVTKGPRLESPPVLARRVVPADNSCLFTSVSYVVEGGVYDLACAPEMRGLIAQIVSSDPTAYSEAVLGKTNEEYCTWIRRDDTWGGAIEVSILSKFYQCEICVVDTQTVRVDRFGEDAGYHKRVLLIYDGIHYDPLQKETPGSDTPPQTIFSTTDDIILAQALELADEARRKRQFTDINRFALRCMVCQTGLVGQKEAREHAKETGHTNFGEV